A region of the Coriobacteriia bacterium genome:
ACCCTGGGCGCCATCACAGAGGCGCGTGCCGAGGTGCTCTCAGGCCTCACGGCAGGAACGGTGGTCGCGCTGCCCACGGGAAGCACGCAGTTTGCCGACGGCATGGCGGTGCGGGTCAAGTAGGGAAGGCTGTCGTGGTGGATCAAGAGGGGGCCATTGCCGCGAAGACGCCAGAGCTCGAGCCGAGCCCGTGCCGGGCGGACGCCGTTCTCCAGGTCCGTGGCGTGACGAAGCGCTACGTGCTCGAAGACGTCGTGGTAGATGCGCTCCGGGGAGTGGATCTCGAGGTCTGCCGCGGTGAGATGCTCGCCATCATGGGACCTTCGGGCTCGGGCAAGTCGACCCTCATGCACATCGTCGGCCTGCTCGACCATCCCACGACAGGAAGCGTGAACATCGACGGCGAGGATGTCTCGGGGATGTCGGCGAATAGCCTCGCTGCCGTCAGGAATCGGCGCATCGGGTTCGTCTTCCAGTCATTCAACCTGCTCGCACGCACAACCGCGCAGGCCAACGTGGAGCTGCCACTCATCTATGCGGGTCTCTCGGTGGGGGAGCGCAGCAAGCGCGCGAAGGCGGCACTGGAGCGCGTGGGGCTTGGGGACCGGCTCGGCCACATGCCAAACCAGCTTTCGGGCGGACAGCAGCAGCGCGTAGCGATCGCGCGGGCGCTGGTAACCGAGCCGAGCATCGTCTTAGCCGATGAGCCCACGGGCAACCTCGACTCGCGCAGCGGCGTCGAAGTCATGGCGATTCTCCAGGAGCTCAACAGTCAGGGAATCACGGTCGTGATCGTCACGCATGATGCCAGGGTTGCTCGGCATGCCGAGCGGGTGGTGCATGTGGCGGACGGTCGGCTCGTGCTCACCGAGCGCGTCACCGACCGCATCGTCGCGAACGCCGAGATCGCCGAGCTAAACGCAGATGCGTTGCAGGCGAGCGAAGCGGAGAGCCTTTCGGTCAACAGGAAGGCGGGCGCGTGAACCTCTTGGAGAGTTTCCGCATTGCGGTGAGGGCGCTTGGTGCGAACAAGGCGCGTAGCGCGCTCACGATGCTCGGCGTCATCATCGGCGTTGCGGCGGTGATTCTGCTGGTGTCGCTGGGCACCGGGGTGCAGCGCGAGGTCACCGGTCAGATAGAGGGACTGGGCTCCAACCTGCTGTTCGTGTTCCCGGGGAATCTCACGGGAGGCGGAGGCGGGCAGGGTGGAGCGGACATTCAGAAGCAGTTCACGCTCGATGACGCCGACTACCTTCAGTCGAGGTTGGGGGCGCAGGGGACGGTTATTCCGCAACTGCAGGCGGCGGCCTCCATGCGGGCCGGGAATCGTACGCTGAACGCCGCGCTCACAGCGTCAAACGAGAACGTGAAGGATGCCTCGCTGGGCACGCTCGCAAGTGGCCGGTGGTACAGCCGAGGTGAGGTTGTGGGCGCGTCTCGGGTGGTGGTCATCGGAAGCGGTGTTCGGGATCAGCTTCTGCCGGGAGTCAAGGATCCGATCGGCCAGCAGATCAAGGTCAACGGGCAGCCGTTCACGGTCATCGGCCTACTTGAGGCGCGCGGCGGTTCGTTCGCGGGCAACCAGGACAACAACATCTCGATTCCGATAACCACGGCGCAGCAACTGCTGGGGACTGGCGACATCTCTTCGATG
Encoded here:
- a CDS encoding ABC transporter ATP-binding protein; protein product: MAAKTPELEPSPCRADAVLQVRGVTKRYVLEDVVVDALRGVDLEVCRGEMLAIMGPSGSGKSTLMHIVGLLDHPTTGSVNIDGEDVSGMSANSLAAVRNRRIGFVFQSFNLLARTTAQANVELPLIYAGLSVGERSKRAKAALERVGLGDRLGHMPNQLSGGQQQRVAIARALVTEPSIVLADEPTGNLDSRSGVEVMAILQELNSQGITVVIVTHDARVARHAERVVHVADGRLVLTERVTDRIVANAEIAELNADALQASEAESLSVNRKAGA
- a CDS encoding FtsX-like permease family protein, with the translated sequence MNLLESFRIAVRALGANKARSALTMLGVIIGVAAVILLVSLGTGVQREVTGQIEGLGSNLLFVFPGNLTGGGGGQGGADIQKQFTLDDADYLQSRLGAQGTVIPQLQAAASMRAGNRTLNAALTASNENVKDASLGTLASGRWYSRGEVVGASRVVVIGSGVRDQLLPGVKDPIGQQIKVNGQPFTVIGLLEARGGSFAGNQDNNISIPITTAQQLLGTGDISSMLVKTVSANTVDAVKAQTERILSPRFGEQFTVFTQQQTLSILSTLLGTLTAMLAGLAGISLLVGGIGIMNIMLVSVSERTREIGIRKAVGARTYDILSQFVIEAVLLSALGGVIGIVVGAGGALAIHKWVPAQVTPWAVVLAFVFSAAVGVFFGVYPAYRASRLDPIEALRYE